The genomic DNA CGGTCTGGATGCGCGCCTGGCGCAACTCTTCGTTGGTCATGGGTCCTTTTCCTTGTTGTGGAAACGTTTGCGCTATTTTGCGCAGATTCTGCCAAAGGGTTGACCGGGGTTTACCCTGCCATGTCGACAGGTGTTGATTTCTGAAATTCCCCCAAGGCAATAGGCCCACTGCGCAAATTCACCCGACGAACCGCGAGACCGTGGGGTTATCCCCATCCGCTCCGTGACGAGGTTGGCATAGCATGAGAGGAAACGTTTCCTCAAAGGCTGGGCTATGAAACTGAAAGACAAGGTGGTGCTCGTCACGGGTGCCGGTACCCTGCGCAAGGACTTCACGGACGCAGGGCAGGTGGGCAATGGGACCGCGTGTGCGCTCACCTTCGCGCGGGAAGGCGCGATCGTGGTTTGTGCAGACCGCTCGCTGGACGCCGCCGGGCTCGCTGCAAAGATGATTCACGGGGAATCCGGCCGCGCCCAGGCCGTGCAGATGGACGTCACCGACACGGCGCAAGTGAACGATGTCGTGCGCCAGCTTCTGTCGCAGCACGGGCGCATCGACGTGTTGCACAACAACGTGGGCATTGAAATGCAGGGCGACCTCCTGGAGGTGAAGGATGAGGACTGGGACCGGGTCATGGAGATCAACCTTCGCGGAGCGATGGCCACGTCACGTGCTGTGGTGCCCGGGATGCGCGCCCGCAAGTCGGGCTCCATCATCAATGTCTCGTCCACGGCAAGCCTGAAGTGGAGCCCCATGCAGTTTCTGTCGTACAGCACGTCCAAAGCCGGCCTGAACCACATGACCCGTGTCATTGCCCGGCAATATGCCGCGGACCAGGTGCGTTGCAACTGCATCATCCCCGGCATGATCCGCACCCCCCATGCCGACGCTCTGTACGGCGGCGCGGAAGAGGCTGCAGCCGGCCACCGGGCCCGTGATGCGCGATGCCCGATGGGGCGCCAGGGTTCGCCCTGGGACATCGCCAAGGCCGCGCTGTTTCTTGCCTCGGACGATTCGTCCTACATCACCGGGGTCCAGTTGGTCGTCGATGGGGGCTCGAGCTTGTAGCCACACATGGCAGGCAAGGGCCAGCGCTGCGGGTGCGAACAGCGCCCTGGCCGGAGCCTTTTTTGGAGGCGGGAAAGAAAGAAGAATGCCAGCAGGGCGGGGGCGCCGATCGGGCCGATGGGCAAGAATGGAGCGCTGATGAAAGATCCGACCCACACCCTTCCCGCCCTGCGGGGCGGCCTGCTTGCGTTGCTGGCGGCCGTCCTGTTTGGCATCAGCACGCCGCTGGTGCAGAAACTCGGCCTGGGCGTTGGCCCGTTCACCACGGCGGCGCTGCTCTATGCAGGCGCTGCCTTCATCGGCGCACTGCTGCGCCAGCCCGCCGAGCGGGAGGCGCGCCTGCGGCGTTCAGACTTTCCGCGCCTGCTGGCGATGGCCTTGCTGGGCGCCAGCATCGGCCCCGTGGCCCTGGCCTGGGGTCTGCAGCGCACGAGCGGCACCGGCGCGTCGCTGATGCTGACCCTGGAGGCGCTGTTCACGGCCTTGCTGGCATGGCGCCTCTACGGCGAAACCATGGACCGCAGAGTGGGACTGGCCGTGGCACTGCTGCTGGCCGGCGGGATCGCCCTCGTGCTGGACCAGGGGCAGAGCGGAAACAGCAGCCAGTTCTGGGGACTGATGGCCGTTGTGGGCGCCACGGCAGCCTGGGGCCTGGACAACACGCTGTCACGTGCGCTGGCGGAGCGTGACCCGGGGCAGGTCGTGGTGGCGAAGGCCGTGCTGGGCGTCACCGCCACGCTGGCGCTGGCCTGGCTGACGGACGAGCCCGCTCCCGCGGCGGGGCCCGCCCTGGGGCTTCTGGCCGTGGGTGCAAGCGGCTATGGCCTGAGCCTGCATTTCTACCTGCTCGCACAGCGCGCGCTCGGGGCGGCACGCACGGGATCGGTATTTGCCTTTGCCCCGTTCATGGGCGCGGCGCTGGCGCTCATGCTGGGGGATCGCCCCGGGGGGTGGGGCATGCCGCCGGGGGGCGTGCTGATGCTGCTGGGGGTGGCCGTTCATTTGATGGAGTCGCATCACCACGAGCATGCGCACGAGTTCCTGGAACATGAGCACGCCCACACCCATGACGACGGTCACCATGGGCACGCCCATGAGCCCATGCCCGCGGGGCCGCACAGCCATGTGCACGTCCACGGTCCGGTGCGGCACCGCCACGCCCACGTGCCGGATGCCCATCATTCGCACAGGCACTGAGGGGCCCCGCAGCCCTCAGCGCATGCGACGGCGGCGTGCGTCCCGGGCCAGAAATGGGGCTATCCATTTCTGGCCCGGGGTCGGTCCAGGCCGGGCCGGTTCATGGCGGTCGAGATGCCGTGGAATGCCGGGTTTTTCTCACGGAGTCTCCTCCTGAAGGCCTGGCTCGATACCGTCCAGCCAGGCGGTGAAAGCCGCCCGTGCCGCCAGCGGCAAACCGGGTTGCAAGGCTTGCGCTTCGGCGCGCAATGCGCGCGGATCGATGCCCGCCTGCGCGAGTTCGCAGGCATGGCCGACCAGCCATCGCTCGATCTGGCGGGGGTCGGCTTCCAGATGACATTGCAGCGCCAGCACGTGGCGTCCCATGCGGAAGGCCTGGTTGGCGCAGGTGGGTGTACCCGCCAGTCGCGTTGCCCCCTCGGGAATGTCGAAGCGGTCGCCATGCCAGTGCAGCACGGGCATGTGGGCCAGCGCCGCCAGCGGCGATGCCTCGCCTTCCGGGGTCAGCACCAGGGGCGCAAAGCCGATTTCCTTGATGCCCATGCTGGCAACACCCGCACCCAGGGCGCGGGCAATCAGCTGCGCGCCCAGGCAGATGCCCAGCAGCGGTCGCCGGCTTTGCAGCCGCTGACGTATCACCGCCAGCTCGTCGTGGATGAAGGGGTAGATGTGGTCATCGAAAGCGCCGATGGGGCCGCCCAGCACCACCAGCAGATCCGCCGCGGTCGTGTCCACGGCGTGCAGATCATCCGTGGTGGCGTCCAGATAGCGCACGGCATAGCCACGCGCCGCCAGCAGCGGCTCGAGCGTGCCCAGGTCTTCAAAATGCAGATGGCGCAGGGCAATGGCGGTTTTCATGGGCGTGGCTCCTGGGTGCTGGGCTCGCCGGGCCAGTAGTGGCTGTCGGGCAGGGGGCGGGCGCCAAAGATGGCCTGGCCGACACGCACCACCGTGGCGCCTTCCTCGATGGCGATCTCGAAATCGCCGGACATGCCCATGGACAGCTCCTCCAAGGCGATGCTGGCGGGCGCACTCTGGCGCAACTGGTCGCGCAAAGTGCGCAGCAGAATGAAGCACTGGCGCACCCGCTCGGCATCGGAAGAAAACAGCGCGAGCGTCATCAGCCCGCGCACGCGCAGT from Acidovorax sp. A79 includes the following:
- a CDS encoding SDR family NAD(P)-dependent oxidoreductase — protein: MKLKDKVVLVTGAGTLRKDFTDAGQVGNGTACALTFAREGAIVVCADRSLDAAGLAAKMIHGESGRAQAVQMDVTDTAQVNDVVRQLLSQHGRIDVLHNNVGIEMQGDLLEVKDEDWDRVMEINLRGAMATSRAVVPGMRARKSGSIINVSSTASLKWSPMQFLSYSTSKAGLNHMTRVIARQYAADQVRCNCIIPGMIRTPHADALYGGAEEAAAGHRARDARCPMGRQGSPWDIAKAALFLASDDSSYITGVQLVVDGGSSL
- a CDS encoding glutamine amidotransferase, giving the protein MKTAIALRHLHFEDLGTLEPLLAARGYAVRYLDATTDDLHAVDTTAADLLVVLGGPIGAFDDHIYPFIHDELAVIRQRLQSRRPLLGICLGAQLIARALGAGVASMGIKEIGFAPLVLTPEGEASPLAALAHMPVLHWHGDRFDIPEGATRLAGTPTCANQAFRMGRHVLALQCHLEADPRQIERWLVGHACELAQAGIDPRALRAEAQALQPGLPLAARAAFTAWLDGIEPGLQEETP
- a CDS encoding DMT family transporter, whose protein sequence is MKDPTHTLPALRGGLLALLAAVLFGISTPLVQKLGLGVGPFTTAALLYAGAAFIGALLRQPAEREARLRRSDFPRLLAMALLGASIGPVALAWGLQRTSGTGASLMLTLEALFTALLAWRLYGETMDRRVGLAVALLLAGGIALVLDQGQSGNSSQFWGLMAVVGATAAWGLDNTLSRALAERDPGQVVVAKAVLGVTATLALAWLTDEPAPAAGPALGLLAVGASGYGLSLHFYLLAQRALGAARTGSVFAFAPFMGAALALMLGDRPGGWGMPPGGVLMLLGVAVHLMESHHHEHAHEFLEHEHAHTHDDGHHGHAHEPMPAGPHSHVHVHGPVRHRHAHVPDAHHSHRH